The Methanohalophilus portucalensis genome window below encodes:
- a CDS encoding 2-oxoacid:acceptor oxidoreductase subunit alpha, with translation MLNGVILGGIIIVDINIKIGGEAGQGIQTIGSVLSRTFVRDGFYVYGNQFYLSRVRGGHNYFHIRVSDHPIYALDEKIDVLVALDNQTIPEHIEEVKEGFVLADESIVGDNVSENTVSVPFTEISKDVSDKKLFSNTVAVGAVFGLLCYDLSTLKKFLSETFKRKGDEVVEKNIKAAQAGYDYVINGKFEGICNYNLNPQPTKRRILINGNDSVGVGALAAGVQFLSAYPMTPSTGVMTRVAAHADDFNAVVEQAEDEIAAINMAIGASFAGVRAMTTTSGGGFCLMTEGLGLSGITETPVVIFLGQRPGPATGLPTMTEQGDLNFVLHAAQGEFPRCVLAPRTAKDAFNQTRRAFDIADKYQIPVLILSDQHLADGLFTYERFATSDLKINRHLLEDRFVGSDYQRYTITESGISPRAIPGQNGALVVADSDEHNEAGRIDQTTGNRIRMNEKRLRKVDGLTDEMQMPVIHGIDGADISLIGWGSTYGSLAEAVDILNRDEVSINLIHFSDIYPFSHDTVSLLDGLNTTICVENNATGQFARLLRAELGFEVSKKMLRYDGLPFTPQSVIRELKGMGVI, from the coding sequence TTGCTTAATGGTGTTATTTTAGGGGGAATCATTATCGTCGATATAAACATAAAAATAGGTGGAGAAGCCGGTCAGGGCATCCAAACCATAGGATCGGTTCTTTCAAGGACATTTGTAAGGGATGGTTTCTATGTTTATGGAAATCAGTTCTATCTTTCCAGGGTGCGGGGCGGACACAATTATTTCCACATAAGGGTGAGTGATCACCCTATATATGCACTGGATGAAAAGATAGATGTATTGGTGGCCCTTGACAACCAGACAATTCCTGAGCATATTGAAGAGGTCAAAGAAGGCTTTGTGCTTGCTGATGAATCCATTGTCGGGGACAATGTGAGTGAGAATACAGTATCTGTTCCTTTCACAGAAATCTCAAAGGATGTAAGTGATAAAAAATTATTTTCAAATACCGTTGCTGTAGGAGCTGTATTTGGCCTGCTTTGCTATGATCTTTCAACACTTAAAAAGTTCCTTTCCGAGACTTTCAAAAGGAAAGGTGATGAGGTTGTAGAGAAAAACATAAAGGCAGCACAAGCAGGTTATGATTATGTGATAAATGGTAAATTTGAAGGGATTTGTAACTATAATCTCAACCCACAACCGACTAAAAGGCGGATTTTGATAAATGGTAACGACAGTGTAGGAGTGGGTGCCCTTGCTGCAGGAGTGCAATTCCTTTCGGCTTACCCCATGACCCCTTCAACTGGTGTCATGACCCGTGTGGCAGCACATGCAGATGATTTCAATGCTGTTGTGGAGCAGGCCGAGGATGAGATCGCTGCCATAAATATGGCCATAGGAGCATCCTTTGCAGGGGTGCGTGCCATGACTACTACCTCAGGTGGAGGTTTCTGCCTGATGACAGAAGGACTGGGTCTCTCCGGCATCACTGAGACACCGGTTGTCATCTTTCTGGGCCAGCGTCCCGGGCCTGCTACAGGCCTTCCCACAATGACCGAACAGGGGGACCTTAATTTTGTGCTCCACGCGGCACAGGGTGAATTTCCCCGTTGTGTGCTTGCCCCTCGTACGGCAAAAGATGCCTTCAACCAGACAAGACGGGCATTTGACATAGCTGATAAATACCAGATACCGGTCCTGATATTGAGTGACCAGCATCTTGCAGATGGTCTCTTTACCTATGAGAGGTTTGCTACATCCGACCTGAAGATTAACAGGCATCTTCTGGAAGACCGGTTTGTGGGAAGTGACTACCAGAGATATACAATTACCGAATCAGGTATATCACCGAGGGCTATACCCGGCCAGAACGGTGCACTGGTGGTTGCAGACAGTGATGAACACAACGAAGCAGGTCGTATCGATCAGACTACTGGTAACCGCATTCGTATGAATGAAAAACGTCTGCGCAAGGTAGATGGCCTTACGGATGAAATGCAGATGCCAGTTATTCATGGTATAGACGGAGCAGATATTTCCCTGATAGGCTGGGGATCTACCTATGGTTCTCTTGCAGAGGCAGTTGATATCCTGAATCGTGATGAAGTATCCATAAATTTGATTCATTTTAGTGATATTTATCCATTTTCTCATGATACTGTCAGTTTACTGGATGGGCTGAACACCACTATATGTGTGGAAAATAATGCAACAGGCCAGTTTGCACGCCTGTTGCGGGCTGAATTAGGATTTGAAGTTTCCAAAAAGATGTTAAGATATGATGGCTTGCCCTTTACACCACAATCGGTTATAAGGGAGCTTAAAGGAATGGGGGTGATCTGA
- a CDS encoding 2-oxoacid:ferredoxin oxidoreductase subunit beta, whose product MVTMDDYKDGETEWCPGCGNFNILEAVKRSLVDLGKKPHEVLMVSGIGQSGKLPHYLKCNTFNSLHGRTLPPATGAKVANPVLTVIAVGGDGDSYGEGGNHFIHAIRRNPDITLIAHDNQIYGLTKGQASPTSELGMKTKVQTHGVLHTPFNPLAVAISLDCPFVARGFAGDVDHLSSLLSQAISHKGFSLVDVLQPCVTFNKLNTYKWYHDRVYKMEDDGHDPANRMAAFEKALEWGDRIPTGVFYKRDSEPFESKLDVLKSGPLIAKQYDSAKLDRVFENFS is encoded by the coding sequence ATGGTAACAATGGACGATTATAAAGACGGTGAAACGGAATGGTGTCCCGGGTGTGGTAATTTCAACATACTTGAGGCTGTGAAACGCTCTCTTGTGGACCTTGGTAAAAAGCCCCACGAAGTTTTGATGGTATCAGGAATCGGCCAGTCGGGTAAATTACCTCATTACCTGAAATGCAATACATTCAACAGCCTTCATGGCAGGACCCTGCCTCCGGCTACTGGAGCAAAAGTTGCCAATCCTGTACTCACTGTGATTGCTGTAGGTGGGGACGGTGACTCCTATGGTGAGGGAGGAAACCACTTCATACATGCCATACGCCGCAATCCCGATATTACTTTGATAGCACATGACAATCAGATATACGGTTTGACCAAAGGCCAGGCTTCCCCTACAAGTGAATTGGGCATGAAGACCAAGGTGCAGACGCATGGTGTTCTACATACCCCTTTCAATCCTCTCGCAGTTGCTATCTCCCTGGATTGTCCCTTCGTTGCACGAGGATTTGCCGGTGATGTCGATCATCTTTCATCATTGCTCTCACAGGCGATTTCCCACAAGGGATTTTCCCTTGTGGATGTTCTTCAGCCTTGTGTTACCTTCAATAAACTCAATACATACAAGTGGTATCATGACCGAGTTTACAAAATGGAAGATGATGGGCATGATCCTGCAAACAGGATGGCAGCCTTTGAGAAAGCTCTTGAATGGGGTGACCGGATTCCCACAGGTGTGTTCTATAAGCGGGATTCAGAGCCATTCGAGTCCAAACTGGATGTACTGAAAAGCGGGCCACTTATAGCAAAACAATACGATTCCGCAAAGCTGGACCGTGTGTTTGAGAATTTTTCCTGA
- a CDS encoding thioredoxin domain-containing protein: MSSNTNRLARESSPYLRQHSTNPVDWYPWSEEAFEQARRKNLPVFLSIGYSTCHWCHIMAEESFEDAQIANLLNSNFIPVKVDREERPDVDEFYMEVCQAMNGSGGWPLTIIMTPEKKPFFAATYIPKEAAMGQMGLSDLLMQVTNIWEYKRDEIRQQASQLVSEINNIPAGKEPVSLSILEDAFSALLGMFDWRNGGFGPAPKFPSPSILIFLLNRWKTDERPQTLKMIENTLSSMADGGIYDHLGGGFHRYSTDASWNIPHFEKMLYDQAMLVVVYLMAYQATGNVHYRAVADSTISYMGTVLHHPEGGFYCGEDADSEGQEGLFYLWSRGQIEDPVGKENSDFFLHFYDIIPLESESENAGVLRRNEYDINETSNAKLKEIKAHLLSLRSERIRPSLDNKILTDWNGFAIAALSMASRICGDISALEKAKEAASFIFSCMRRDDGRLYHRFHEGNSGIDGFLDDYAFLAWGLIELYEATFETKYLDTAIEIVDMMVDMFYDAEQGGFFFSASDVSDIPHRTKKVFDGPYPSGNSVAVYNLFWLFHITGNVRYRELGRETLSAFGGMLKRSPPAYSYMLTGLMLGVESNLVVIVTDSGKIGFKEMMDVVRKNYLPKTILLLKNPESARDLARIAPYTLDMDVKEGRTTAYVCKGQSCTPPVNDPRELESLLF; the protein is encoded by the coding sequence ATGAGTTCCAATACCAACAGACTTGCCCGGGAAAGCAGTCCCTACCTGAGACAACATTCCACAAATCCTGTTGATTGGTATCCATGGTCAGAAGAAGCTTTTGAGCAGGCAAGAAGGAAAAATCTCCCGGTCTTTCTTTCCATTGGTTATTCAACATGTCACTGGTGTCATATAATGGCAGAGGAATCCTTTGAAGATGCACAAATTGCCAATCTTTTGAATTCCAATTTCATACCTGTAAAAGTAGACAGGGAAGAGAGGCCGGATGTCGATGAGTTCTACATGGAAGTCTGTCAGGCAATGAACGGAAGTGGTGGCTGGCCTCTGACCATAATTATGACGCCTGAAAAAAAGCCTTTTTTTGCAGCCACTTATATTCCAAAAGAAGCGGCAATGGGGCAGATGGGCTTATCCGATCTGTTGATGCAGGTTACAAATATCTGGGAATATAAAAGGGATGAGATAAGACAGCAAGCGTCTCAGCTGGTTTCAGAAATCAATAATATACCTGCCGGAAAGGAGCCTGTATCCCTGTCTATTCTGGAGGATGCTTTTTCCGCCCTTTTAGGTATGTTTGACTGGAGAAATGGAGGTTTTGGCCCGGCTCCTAAATTCCCTTCTCCTTCGATTCTTATCTTTTTGCTCAATCGCTGGAAAACGGATGAAAGGCCTCAGACCCTCAAGATGATAGAAAACACCCTGTCTTCAATGGCAGATGGTGGAATTTACGATCATCTGGGTGGAGGTTTCCATCGCTATTCTACAGATGCCAGCTGGAATATTCCCCATTTCGAGAAAATGCTCTATGACCAGGCAATGCTTGTGGTTGTTTATCTCATGGCTTATCAGGCAACAGGGAATGTGCATTACAGGGCTGTGGCTGATTCAACAATTTCCTATATGGGGACAGTACTTCATCATCCAGAAGGTGGATTCTATTGTGGGGAAGACGCTGACAGCGAAGGTCAGGAAGGTTTATTCTATCTATGGTCCAGAGGCCAAATCGAAGACCCTGTTGGGAAAGAGAATAGTGATTTTTTCCTGCATTTCTATGATATTATTCCTCTGGAAAGCGAATCTGAAAATGCAGGAGTATTGCGCCGGAATGAATATGATATAAATGAAACTTCAAATGCAAAATTAAAAGAAATAAAAGCACACCTTTTATCCCTTCGTAGTGAAAGGATAAGGCCGTCTCTTGATAATAAGATTCTTACAGACTGGAACGGATTTGCAATAGCTGCTCTTTCAATGGCTTCCAGGATTTGCGGGGATATTTCGGCTCTCGAGAAAGCCAAAGAAGCTGCTTCGTTTATTTTCTCCTGCATGCGCAGAGATGATGGAAGGCTTTATCACCGTTTCCATGAAGGCAATTCTGGAATTGATGGATTTCTGGATGATTATGCTTTTCTGGCATGGGGTTTGATCGAACTTTATGAAGCTACATTTGAGACAAAATATCTGGACACAGCAATTGAAATTGTGGATATGATGGTTGACATGTTCTATGACGCAGAGCAGGGTGGATTTTTCTTCTCTGCATCAGATGTATCTGACATCCCTCACAGGACAAAAAAAGTCTTTGATGGCCCCTATCCAAGCGGGAATTCAGTGGCTGTATACAATCTCTTCTGGTTATTCCATATTACCGGCAATGTGCGCTACCGTGAGTTAGGCCGGGAAACCCTGTCGGCTTTTGGTGGAATGCTGAAGCGTTCTCCACCGGCCTATAGTTATATGTTAACCGGTCTTATGCTTGGAGTAGAGTCCAACCTTGTGGTAATAGTTACAGATTCTGGTAAAATCGGATTTAAGGAAATGATGGATGTTGTAAGGAAAAATTATCTTCCCAAAACAATATTGTTATTGAAAAACCCCGAATCTGCCAGAGATCTGGCCAGGATTGCTCCTTATACACTTGATATGGATGTAAAAGAAGGGAGAACTACAGCTTATGTCTGCAAGGGACAAAGCTGCACTCCTCCGGTCAACGACCCCCGGGAATTGGAAAGCCTGTTGTTTTGA
- a CDS encoding 4Fe-4S binding protein, producing the protein MMKITRYLWLLVLVVSLGGLWYPYLGYLMAVVMITLLATSVLRGRWFCGNLCPRGSLYDFVLSKVSRKQDIPNILKSFWVRIPLLVLMMTVMIYRISVIFATQNMFEKIGVVLVSMCIVTTTLAIMLGGFYNSRAWCTVCPMGTAQRIIGGNRYQLKMAHELCIDCKKCEKVCPMELTVRDIGNNPDCIKCGRCVEACPKDALYF; encoded by the coding sequence ATGATGAAGATTACACGTTATCTGTGGCTGCTTGTCCTGGTAGTCTCATTGGGTGGATTGTGGTATCCTTATCTTGGATATCTGATGGCAGTTGTAATGATCACCCTGTTGGCTACATCTGTATTAAGAGGACGCTGGTTCTGCGGCAACCTATGTCCGCGCGGAAGCCTGTATGATTTCGTACTCAGTAAAGTATCAAGAAAACAGGATATACCTAATATCCTCAAAAGTTTCTGGGTGCGAATCCCTCTCTTGGTACTTATGATGACAGTAATGATATACAGGATATCAGTGATATTTGCCACACAGAATATGTTCGAAAAAATCGGAGTCGTACTAGTGTCAATGTGTATTGTAACAACTACACTGGCAATTATGCTGGGAGGATTTTACAATTCCAGGGCCTGGTGTACGGTATGCCCGATGGGAACTGCACAAAGAATAATCGGAGGAAACCGCTACCAGCTTAAAATGGCACATGAACTTTGTATAGATTGCAAGAAATGCGAAAAAGTTTGCCCTATGGAACTGACGGTCAGGGATATAGGCAATAATCCCGACTGCATAAAATGTGGCCGGTGTGTAGAAGCCTGTCCAAAAGATGCCCTGTACTTTTAA
- a CDS encoding helix-turn-helix domain-containing protein, with translation MIDFACKEFRLNDVIKCALNLTRADMKVIGLFFDTPEKWVNTEDIANDTGLDLSTVQRSVKKLHEKEILTKSQTNLDRGGYTYIYKLKEKNEIKEIIMQIVHKWVNKVDKELEAW, from the coding sequence ATGATAGACTTTGCCTGCAAAGAATTCCGTTTAAACGATGTCATCAAATGTGCCCTGAACCTTACAAGAGCCGATATGAAGGTCATCGGGTTATTCTTTGATACTCCGGAAAAATGGGTAAATACCGAAGATATAGCCAATGATACCGGTCTTGACCTTTCAACTGTTCAGAGATCCGTTAAAAAATTACATGAAAAAGAAATCCTTACCAAGTCCCAAACAAACCTGGATCGTGGAGGATACACCTATATCTATAAACTGAAGGAAAAAAACGAAATAAAGGAAATTATTATGCAAATTGTACATAAGTGGGTAAACAAAGTCGATAAAGAATTGGAAGCATGGTAA
- the iorA gene encoding indolepyruvate ferredoxin oxidoreductase subunit alpha translates to MSGREYMLGNVAIARGIVEGAVDVVSGYPGTPSSEIVDTLASMKERDFYIEWSVNEKVAMEVASGASMAGARSVVTMKHVGLNVAADPLMTLAYMGVKGGMVIIVADDPSCHSSQNEQDTRRYSVFSQIPCLEPSTPQQAKDMIPYAFELSEKYEIPVIFRSTTRISHGKSDIELAPVSQKTGEIKFEKNPDRWVMVPKNARVRHPHLLSIQQDIRGELEVSGWNELSIEAESTVGIIACGTAAVYAKEALERLGITASFLKIGTYPIPEDSVRQLLAKTEQVIVIEELEPVIEDQCKVIARDVEFETEIFGKADGLLPRTGEFNVDICMEGIAKAFGIDSCECKPANQDMELPVRPPAMCAGCSHRGTFHVMKKVFGEDAVFPSDIGCYTLGIQHGTVDTTLCMGASISVASGIYDAGEKKPICCTIGDSTFFHTGINSLMNAIYNKSDITVLILDNRTTAMTGHQPNPGMGKTATREPTVEVAFDRLCSAMGAEFVEVVDPYDMAATEDVLERAKAYKGVSVVIAKRACVISAAREGIRYTPFMVDTDLCKGCRKCLKFGCPAIEFDEVSKKASINSMCSGCGLCIEICTFNAIMEVKK, encoded by the coding sequence ATGAGCGGTCGTGAATATATGCTAGGCAACGTTGCCATTGCCCGCGGTATTGTAGAAGGGGCTGTGGACGTTGTGTCCGGTTACCCAGGGACCCCTTCTTCTGAAATAGTGGATACTCTGGCTTCTATGAAAGAAAGGGACTTCTATATTGAATGGTCCGTAAATGAAAAGGTTGCAATGGAAGTGGCTTCCGGTGCCTCTATGGCAGGAGCTCGTTCCGTGGTTACCATGAAACACGTAGGTCTGAATGTAGCTGCTGATCCTCTGATGACTCTGGCATATATGGGTGTCAAGGGAGGCATGGTTATTATAGTGGCCGATGACCCTTCCTGCCACTCTTCCCAGAATGAGCAGGATACCCGCAGGTATTCCGTGTTCTCACAGATTCCCTGCCTCGAGCCATCAACCCCCCAGCAGGCCAAGGACATGATTCCTTATGCCTTTGAATTATCTGAAAAATATGAAATACCGGTAATCTTTCGCTCCACAACACGTATATCCCACGGGAAGTCGGATATAGAACTGGCTCCAGTCAGTCAGAAGACAGGTGAAATTAAATTTGAAAAGAATCCTGACCGCTGGGTAATGGTTCCTAAAAATGCGAGGGTACGACATCCTCACCTGCTCTCGATTCAGCAGGACATTCGCGGCGAGCTTGAAGTTTCCGGCTGGAATGAACTTTCCATAGAAGCAGAAAGTACTGTTGGTATCATTGCTTGTGGAACAGCTGCGGTTTATGCAAAAGAAGCGCTTGAAAGGCTTGGTATTACTGCTTCTTTCTTGAAGATAGGGACGTATCCAATTCCAGAAGACAGTGTTCGTCAACTTCTCGCGAAAACAGAACAGGTAATTGTGATAGAGGAACTTGAACCTGTTATTGAGGATCAGTGCAAGGTAATTGCAAGAGATGTAGAGTTTGAAACTGAAATCTTTGGCAAAGCAGATGGCCTTCTTCCCCGTACAGGTGAATTCAATGTTGATATTTGCATGGAGGGAATTGCTAAAGCCTTTGGAATTGATTCATGTGAATGTAAACCTGCAAACCAGGATATGGAACTGCCTGTAAGACCGCCTGCAATGTGTGCGGGTTGTTCCCACAGGGGTACTTTCCATGTCATGAAAAAAGTATTTGGTGAAGATGCGGTATTTCCCAGTGACATTGGCTGTTATACTCTCGGTATTCAGCACGGGACGGTGGATACCACTCTCTGCATGGGGGCCAGTATCAGTGTTGCTTCGGGAATCTATGATGCCGGTGAGAAAAAACCCATATGCTGTACAATCGGTGATTCTACCTTTTTCCACACCGGGATTAACAGTTTAATGAATGCTATCTACAATAAATCTGATATCACTGTACTGATACTTGATAACAGGACTACGGCAATGACCGGTCACCAGCCCAATCCGGGTATGGGTAAGACAGCAACCCGTGAACCAACCGTGGAGGTTGCGTTTGATAGATTGTGCAGTGCAATGGGTGCTGAATTCGTGGAAGTGGTTGATCCCTACGACATGGCCGCCACAGAGGATGTACTTGAGAGAGCAAAAGCCTATAAAGGGGTTTCAGTTGTGATAGCCAAACGTGCCTGTGTTATATCTGCAGCAAGGGAAGGTATAAGATACACTCCGTTCATGGTTGATACAGATCTCTGTAAAGGTTGCCGGAAATGCTTGAAATTTGGCTGTCCTGCAATTGAATTTGATGAGGTGTCCAAAAAAGCCTCCATAAATTCGATGTGCAGTGGTTGTGGATTGTGTATTGAAATATGCACTTTCAATGCTATCATGGAGGTGAAAAAATGA
- a CDS encoding indolepyruvate oxidoreductase subunit beta: MTSDLSNFDLVIAGVGGQGAVKVSDIIGKAAVSEGMDVRAAETHGMAQRGGSVVNYVRLGCDLGSLIPCGSAHGMLALEPVEAMRYIHDVAKDGIVVMNNSPIYPVTVTSGQCTYPDPQEIVTRLEKDYRVVAFDAVALARQAGNIKTLNVVMLGAISSYLPIPEETLVECIRNMVPPKTIDTNLKAFRLGRETTRQ; the protein is encoded by the coding sequence ATGACTTCCGATTTATCAAACTTTGATCTTGTGATAGCCGGTGTGGGAGGTCAGGGTGCTGTCAAGGTTTCCGATATAATAGGCAAGGCAGCGGTTTCTGAAGGGATGGATGTCCGGGCAGCAGAAACCCACGGCATGGCTCAGCGTGGTGGTTCTGTTGTGAACTATGTGAGACTTGGTTGTGACCTGGGTTCTCTTATACCCTGTGGCAGTGCGCACGGTATGCTGGCACTGGAGCCTGTAGAGGCAATGCGCTACATTCATGATGTTGCAAAGGACGGGATAGTTGTGATGAATAACTCTCCGATTTATCCGGTTACCGTTACATCGGGACAATGTACCTACCCTGATCCACAGGAAATAGTTACCAGACTTGAGAAAGATTACAGGGTTGTGGCCTTTGATGCTGTAGCCCTTGCCAGACAGGCCGGGAATATAAAAACCCTGAATGTCGTGATGCTCGGGGCAATTTCCTCTTATCTCCCTATCCCAGAAGAAACTCTGGTGGAATGTATAAGAAATATGGTACCCCCTAAGACCATTGATACCAACCTGAAGGCATTCAGGCTGGGCAGGGAAACAACAAGACAGTAA
- a CDS encoding DNA-3-methyladenine glycosylase family protein codes for MYNIPVSCFDLDHTLDCGQVFRWSKEDDWWHGVIQGDYVHAFYEQEAETLYIDSRLPVEFFVKYFRLDDDLPYIFSSIDHDSYVHEAISKYRGLRLIRQDPWECLVSYMIATASNIPRIMKSIEKLSRLLGEEIVDGIYAFPEISALAACCGEDLCDCSLGFRARRLVKAARMIESGELDLYGLYDMDYFQAKQQLMNIEGIGDKVADCILLFSYGKMEAFPVDTHVDKVIRNYYSDSFEGPYTKPRMAEWARSYFGHYCGYAQQYLFYQHRLEGKLGSGMD; via the coding sequence ATGTACAATATACCGGTTTCGTGCTTTGACCTTGACCACACTCTGGATTGTGGTCAGGTATTTCGCTGGTCAAAAGAAGATGACTGGTGGCACGGTGTGATACAGGGAGATTATGTACATGCCTTCTATGAACAGGAGGCGGAGACTCTTTACATTGATTCCCGTCTCCCTGTTGAGTTTTTTGTAAAATACTTCAGGCTGGACGATGACCTGCCCTACATATTTTCTTCAATCGATCATGATTCCTATGTACACGAAGCAATATCAAAATACAGGGGATTGCGCCTGATTAGGCAGGATCCCTGGGAATGCCTTGTATCTTATATGATAGCAACTGCTTCGAATATTCCCCGTATAATGAAATCCATCGAGAAACTGTCCCGGCTGCTGGGGGAAGAAATTGTAGATGGAATTTATGCCTTTCCTGAAATATCTGCCCTGGCAGCTTGTTGTGGTGAGGATCTTTGTGACTGCAGTCTGGGTTTCAGGGCACGCCGACTTGTCAAAGCTGCCAGGATGATAGAATCAGGGGAGTTAGATCTGTACGGGCTGTATGATATGGATTATTTTCAGGCCAAACAGCAATTGATGAATATAGAAGGCATTGGAGATAAGGTGGCTGATTGTATCCTCCTTTTTTCCTATGGAAAAATGGAAGCTTTTCCCGTAGATACCCATGTTGATAAGGTCATCAGAAATTATTATTCCGATAGTTTTGAAGGACCTTATACCAAACCCAGAATGGCTGAATGGGCACGATCCTATTTTGGACATTACTGTGGTTATGCACAACAGTATCTTTTCTATCAGCACAGGCTTGAAGGGAAACTGGGTAGTGGAATGGATTAA
- the cca gene encoding CCA tRNA nucleotidyltransferase: MLPLEQKVLERIKPSLEEKEKLEKTAGYLMRRAIQIAKKESITDVKVQLVGSAARNTWITGTHDLDIFISYDPSLPREKLEEYGLFIGHELAKEGQSWEEGYAEHPYTKMNYAGFDVDIVPCYRVTDASRIISAVDRTPFHNRFIKERIKGLEDDVLLLKQFMKAGGTYGSELKTRGFSGYLTELLIIHYGSFKNVLEAASVWEPNQKIEFLKPTKEFSEPLQVVDPTDAGRNVAAALSLDKFCLFIDLCRQYLEEPRESYFSRKIAAPLSDGEIIQRMNKRTSSIIALKFNTPEVVEDILYPQLFKMQKSVEALLEKQDFQLIKSGIWVGKDVVLIIELENSQIATVKKHRGPPVWVKQHAEMFREKYTDRTDVFAFYIEDGKYVAEIPRKYTTASSLLENEIHNCSLGKQVSKSLKDEYEILSGKNILQIKDTDYRTLLNEFL; the protein is encoded by the coding sequence ATGCTGCCTCTTGAACAAAAGGTACTGGAACGTATCAAACCTTCATTGGAAGAAAAAGAAAAACTGGAAAAAACTGCCGGTTATCTTATGAGAAGAGCGATCCAGATAGCCAAAAAAGAAAGTATTACCGATGTGAAGGTCCAGCTGGTAGGCTCAGCTGCTCGCAATACATGGATCACCGGCACACATGATCTTGATATATTCATAAGTTATGACCCATCCCTTCCACGGGAAAAACTTGAAGAGTATGGTTTGTTCATAGGCCACGAACTCGCAAAAGAAGGGCAATCCTGGGAGGAAGGTTATGCAGAACACCCCTACACCAAAATGAACTATGCCGGCTTTGATGTAGATATCGTCCCCTGCTACCGTGTAACCGATGCTTCCAGAATAATCTCAGCTGTTGACAGGACGCCTTTTCACAACCGTTTCATAAAAGAGAGGATCAAAGGCCTTGAGGATGACGTGCTTTTACTCAAACAGTTCATGAAAGCCGGAGGAACATATGGCTCAGAACTGAAAACCCGGGGTTTCTCAGGCTATCTTACTGAACTGCTCATAATCCATTATGGCTCTTTCAAAAACGTGCTTGAAGCCGCATCAGTATGGGAGCCGAATCAGAAAATAGAGTTCCTGAAGCCTACAAAGGAATTTAGCGAGCCTCTTCAGGTGGTTGACCCCACAGATGCAGGAAGAAACGTAGCCGCTGCTCTATCACTTGATAAGTTTTGCCTTTTCATTGATCTCTGCCGCCAATACCTCGAAGAGCCAAGGGAATCCTACTTTTCAAGGAAGATTGCAGCCCCGCTATCTGATGGAGAAATAATCCAGAGAATGAATAAAAGAACAAGCTCCATAATTGCGCTGAAGTTCAATACTCCTGAAGTTGTAGAAGATATATTGTATCCCCAGCTTTTCAAAATGCAAAAGTCAGTGGAAGCATTACTTGAAAAACAGGACTTTCAACTCATTAAAAGTGGTATATGGGTAGGCAAGGATGTCGTACTTATCATTGAACTTGAAAATTCCCAGATTGCAACGGTCAAAAAACACAGGGGTCCTCCAGTATGGGTTAAGCAACATGCTGAAATGTTCAGGGAGAAATACACCGACAGAACAGATGTGTTTGCATTCTACATAGAAGACGGGAAATATGTAGCTGAAATCCCACGCAAATATACAACTGCCTCTTCATTACTTGAAAATGAAATTCACAACTGTTCTCTGGGAAAACAGGTTTCAAAGAGCCTTAAAGACGAGTATGAAATCCTGTCCGGGAAAAATATCCTGCAAATAAAGGATACCGACTACCGGACTTTACTCAATGAATTCCTTTAA
- a CDS encoding ferritin, with translation MLSEKMTDALNEQINREMYSAYLYMAMSAASSYKGLDGFSNWFMVQYQEEMTHAMRIYDYLNEQGAQVQLKAIEQPPMEFGTPLEMFKATLEHEQFITRSINELVTLANEEKDYATNIFLQWFVTEQVEEEGNDNEIISKLQLAGEEGNGLFMIDKELGARAFTPPAQEGQ, from the coding sequence ATGTTAAGTGAAAAGATGACCGATGCGCTGAACGAGCAAATTAACAGGGAAATGTACTCTGCTTATCTTTACATGGCAATGTCAGCTGCAAGTTCTTATAAAGGACTTGACGGCTTTTCTAACTGGTTCATGGTACAGTATCAGGAAGAAATGACTCATGCCATGCGCATATATGATTACTTGAATGAACAGGGAGCGCAGGTACAGCTTAAGGCAATAGAGCAGCCACCAATGGAATTTGGCACTCCTCTTGAGATGTTCAAAGCTACCCTTGAACATGAGCAGTTCATCACAAGATCAATAAATGAACTGGTCACTCTTGCAAATGAAGAGAAGGATTATGCAACAAACATATTCCTGCAGTGGTTTGTCACCGAACAGGTTGAGGAAGAAGGAAATGATAATGAGATAATCAGCAAACTCCAACTTGCCGGTGAAGAAGGCAACGGTCTGTTCATGATTGACAAGGAACTCGGGGCAAGGGCCTTTACCCCGCCTGCACAGGAAGGACAATAA